TTCAATAAAATCCATACGCACCGGTTCGCGTTTGGCATTTGCGACAGAGAAATAAACCCTGGATGATTGACTGATAGCATAATTAATTCCCCCTTTTGGATTGAAGAATACATAGTTTTGATTGAAAGCAAAAGGCACTCTGTTATCATCCAAACCATCTGCACGATAATGTATCATTCTGAGTTGCAAGTCACCATACAGACTTAGTTTTGAGTTAAGTTCATGGGTTATTTTGACAAAATTATTGAAGTCATTTTTTGTGGAAAAACTGCTTGCGAAACGATAATCCTTAGGCATATTGCCGGAAAACTGTGCCCAAGTAACATCATCATAATGATCTCCCAAATAGCGATTTACACTTCCACCCAACTGCACGATGGTTTTTTGATTCTGATAACGCAATCCGTAAACAGCACCAAAAGAATGATTATCAAGCCAAAGTTGACGTACCATATCAGTTTGAGAAATGGTGTCTGCTCCTGCAACATACGGCAGCACTCCGTAGTCAGAGAATGATTGTCCCGGCATAGATTGTTCAAAATACCCGAGTCCTCTTACATAAAAACCACTCACAGACAACTTCAACTTGTTGCTAATCCGATAGTTCGCATGCAACTGATAATGTGATTGCTTATAATTATCTGTTTCGTTTTTGTATTCGTAATAATTATATGTTCTTCCCGAATTGAGCAGATTTTGTCTTTGTTCTGGCGTCAAAAAATTGCGATCTGCATACGCATTCATCTCTGCCACATCGCCAATAACGCGACTCTCGGGCGTTCCCCACCATGACTGATAAGTTCTTTCACTTCCTGAAAAGTGAATTGCATCCAACATAAATTTCTTATTGAGCGATTGATAAGTTGCATCCAGATAATAGCTTTTTAAATTTGACGAAGCCCGGTCAATATAGCCTTGAGAAGAAATTTGCGACAAACGTCCATTCATTTTCCAGCGATTATTGATTAAACCGGTACTAAAAACTGCTGTGTTTTTATAGGTTTCAAAAGAACCGAATGAATTATTGAGTTCAAAATACGGATGAGTGCTTCTGTCAAAGGTTTCCAAATTTATATTTGCACCAAATGCACCTGCACCATTGGTTGAAGCCCCTACTCCTCTTTGAATGTCAATCCTTGTGGCAGAAGAAGCAAAGTCGGGCATATTAACAAAAAACACCCCTTGCGCTTCAGCATCATTGAGTGGAATACCATTGACCGTGATATTAATCCGCGTTTGGTCTGAACCTCGGATTCTTAATGCTGAATAGCCAATGCCTGCACCGGCATCCGTGGTATAAACAAGAGATGGCATATTGTTGAGGATTACCGGAATATCTTGTCCTAAATTTTTACTTTCAATATCGGCTTTATTAAGCGTTTGATTGACAATAGGAGCATCCACTTCAGCTATGACGGAACTTGTAATATTGACCGCATCGAGGTCTCGTGTTGCAATATGCATGAAATAGGTTTTATGTTGAGTAAAATCAGCATTTGTTAAGGTGTCATACACTGTCAAAAATCCCAGATACGACAGCCGGATGTAAACTTGGTTTTGGTTTTCAACCAAGATAGGGATGGCAAAATCCCCATTTTTATAAGTCTGACCTCCGGCAGAATTACCATTCGGCAGTGAAACAAAGACCGAAACCCCTTCCATAGGTTTGAGTTCGGATGACAGGACTTTACCGCTGATTTGAATTTTGTCCTTGCTTTGCGTGTGCGCAAAGAGCGGTAACAGGACTACAAGTGTTAATAATAACTTTTTCATTTTCAATTAAATTAATAAATGAAAAAGCATGAAGTGTGTCAGAAAAGAAGTTTGCCACATAAGCTTTCCCTGCCGCATGAATGACCATGATCCAGGTGATGTGGGTATAATCTCAGTTCTCAATTAAGAGAGCACCCCAAAACTTTTTCGTTGGGGCAAAATTAGGATTAACTATTAAGAAAAACTAGCAGTTTGAAATTAATTAGAAAGAAAGTCCCCCTACAAAAGAAATTATCTATCCATCATTGGAACAACGCTTTTCCGGACAAGCATTATTTGCTCAATAATTCAAACAAAATATATTATCACCAAGATTTGATCCAAGTACCAAGCAATATAATCAAGAAGAGCAAGGTCCATCCTACCATCCACCCCCCCAATGTTACAACGGGAAATGCTGCATTTACAAAAAGCCAGAAAAGATAAAGAAAAAGATAAAATATGATTATGATGAGCGCAACTAGAAAAATATAACCAATAACTTCCCAAAAACTCGTACTTGCACGTGATTTATTTTTAAAAGAGTTTTTGATTGCTTTATATTCGTTTTTTATCTGTTTAATAGAAGGTTTGAAACCTAATAAAGAAGTAACACCCAACTTGGATTTAATATCCTTGATCAATTTTTGTTTTGACACTTTTTTATCAGAAACTACATTTGATTCGACTGAGAAATTGTTTTCATTGAAAGGTGTGCGCATTTCCGGTTGACTCATGTTCCCTTTCTGATTCGAATAATTTCTGTCTGAAGGTGTAATATAATCATAGTCAGATTGAGGTGTGTTTTTATTATATGCAAACTGCCCTACTTGCGTAGATTTACATGAAATCAGTGCGAGCATCATCGCGATTAAAACGGTATTTATTCTTCTCATAATCATTTTATTATATTAAAGGTTGTAAAAATAGTAAATAAAATAAAAAGTACAAGTTGCTTATTTTTAATTAATAACTTTGCATTCCAACAAGATGAAAACAATCTTCGTAACAGGCAGCAACGGCTTATTAGGTCAAAAACTTACTGATTTATACACCACTATATCTGACAGGAAACTGATTGCAAGCGGGCGCGGCACAAACAGAAACCCTCAGAAAGGAGGTTATGAATATGTAGAACTAGACATTTCAGATTTTGAAAAAACAAAACAGATTCTTTATGCTACAAAGCCGGATGTATTAATCAATGCAGCAGCAATGACCCAAGTTGACGACTGTGAACATGACAAAGAAAGCTGCACACTTTATAATGTCAGGGCGGTAGAGAAC
This region of Bacteroidota bacterium genomic DNA includes:
- a CDS encoding TonB-dependent receptor — its product is MKKLLLTLVVLLPLFAHTQSKDKIQISGKVLSSELKPMEGVSVFVSLPNGNSAGGQTYKNGDFAIPILVENQNQVYIRLSYLGFLTVYDTLTNADFTQHKTYFMHIATRDLDAVNITSSVIAEVDAPIVNQTLNKADIESKNLGQDIPVILNNMPSLVYTTDAGAGIGYSALRIRGSDQTRINITVNGIPLNDAEAQGVFFVNMPDFASSATRIDIQRGVGASTNGAGAFGANINLETFDRSTHPYFELNNSFGSFETYKNTAVFSTGLINNRWKMNGRLSQISSQGYIDRASSNLKSYYLDATYQSLNKKFMLDAIHFSGSERTYQSWWGTPESRVIGDVAEMNAYADRNFLTPEQRQNLLNSGRTYNYYEYKNETDNYKQSHYQLHANYRISNKLKLSVSGFYVRGLGYFEQSMPGQSFSDYGVLPYVAGADTISQTDMVRQLWLDNHSFGAVYGLRYQNQKTIVQLGGSVNRYLGDHYDDVTWAQFSGNMPKDYRFASSFSTKNDFNNFVKITHELNSKLSLYGDLQLRMIHYRADGLDDNRVPFAFNQNYVFFNPKGGINYAISQSSRVYFSVANAKREPVRMDFIESAPNIPKFENLIDYELGYQKRTSKYLLDVNLYYMDYRNQLVLTGEMNSVGGLIRKNAGRSFREGIELQGTYVINKRISLGANLNLSINRIKDYKEVVMDWYGVVDEQAFEYKNTPISFSPSVIAAAFTEVKPLKNLTVNVTGKYVGKQYLDNSGSKESLLNAYTVIDLRMSYSIPNKLAHTEIVLLVNNIANQMYSSNGYTYKYYLGSKDVLYTDKMLYPQAGINYLIGVNMKF